The genomic region AAAACAAAAAAGTCCCCTATTTTTTCTTCTAGCTTGTTTAGAAGCAAAAAGTTAGTCCTTGATACCAGGGCTTTAATAAAAGACCTGTTAGAAAATTTGGACTCTTTTTCCAAAGAAGAATTGGCTCTAAGCTTTCATTTATCCCTGGCCCATGGCTTAAAAGAAATGTTAGTCTCGGCCTCTCGAAAAACAAAACTTAAAAATATAGTTTTTTCGGGAGGGGTTTTTCAGAACAAAATTCTTGCTGAAGCCCTGATAAATTTTCTCAGAAAAGAAGGTCTAAAAGTTTATTTCCCAGAAAAACTTCCGGTAAACGATGGAGCCATTTCTTATGGCCAAGCAGTTTGGGCCTCCTGGATTTATGAAAGAGGTTTAGCAAAACAGTCGTAAACGTCAGTACTTACAATTTTTACCGGGACAATATCGCCCACCGTGGCTTCTCCTTCCACATAAGTTATACCGTCAATTTCAGGGGCCTGAAAACAAGCATGGCCAACAAGACGCCCTTCTTCGTCCACCCCTTCGATTAAAACTTCGGTAGTATCTCCCAAACGCTTGGCTAAACGTTTTTGAGAAATCTCCTGCTGAAGCTTCATTACCTCGTGGAAACGAGCCTTTTTCTCTTCTTCAGAAATCTGGCCTGGCATTTTGGCAGCCAGAGTACCTTCTTCTGGTGAATAAATAAAAGCCCCCAGATGGTCAAACTGAGCCACTTTCAGAAATTCGAGCAGAATCTCGAAATCTCTTTCCGTCTCTCCGGGAAAACCAACAATTATACTGGTTCTAATGGCGGCTTCTTTAGAAGCCCCGCGAATTTGCTCAATAAGAGACAATATTTTTTTGGGATCAGCTAAACGCCTCATTTTTTTGAGAATTTCAGGACTGGCATGCTGAATAGGTATGTCAAAGTAAGGGCAAATGGATTTTTCCATCAAAACAACCTCAATAATTTCTTCGCTAAGGCCATCTGGATAAAGATAAAGGAGCCTTAACCAGTAAGGGGAGACCTCTTTTACCAGGCGACGCAAAAGAGACGCCAGTTTAGGCTTTCCTTGGTCTTTACCGTAAGCGGTGACATCCTGCCCTACCAAAATTATCTCCTGCACTCCCTGAGCCACCAAATTCTTTGCCTCTTCAAGGATTATTCCCTCAGGTACACTACGGAGAGGCCCTCTTATACGCGGAATAGTACAAAAAGAACAAGCATGGCTACATCCCTCAGTTATCTTGAGATAGGCACAAAAAGGATTTTCTGTAAGAAGACGTCGAGGAGTTTCTCTCCCTTCAAAACGTAGGCAATATCTATCTTGTGAGAAAATAACTTCAGGTGAACGGTAAGCCTCAATCCCTATAAATTGATCCACCTCTGGCAACTCATCTAAAAGCGATTCGCGATAGCGGGTAACAAGGCAGCCGCCCACCACCAAGCGCTGGCCTTCTTTTTTTTGCTCAGCTAATTCAAAAATAACATCAAGGGATTCTTCCACTGCCTCGCGAATGAAAGCACAAGTGTTTACGTAAAGGATTTCAGCCTCTTCGGGATCGAGAACAATGGTGACCCCTCTTTCTTTGAGCTCGGCCAAAAACTTTTCCGCATCAACACGGTTTTTGGGACATCCTAGAAGGACGGGATAAATTTTCATTGAATTATTCTTTTACAGGCAGGTCTTTTTCCTGAAGGATATTATTATCATTATCAACATAAACAAGCCTTACCGAAGCCCTTTCAATTTCTTCGGG from Thermodesulfatator indicus DSM 15286 harbors:
- the rimO gene encoding 30S ribosomal protein S12 methylthiotransferase RimO, whose amino-acid sequence is MKIYPVLLGCPKNRVDAEKFLAELKERGVTIVLDPEEAEILYVNTCAFIREAVEESLDVIFELAEQKKEGQRLVVGGCLVTRYRESLLDELPEVDQFIGIEAYRSPEVIFSQDRYCLRFEGRETPRRLLTENPFCAYLKITEGCSHACSFCTIPRIRGPLRSVPEGIILEEAKNLVAQGVQEIILVGQDVTAYGKDQGKPKLASLLRRLVKEVSPYWLRLLYLYPDGLSEEIIEVVLMEKSICPYFDIPIQHASPEILKKMRRLADPKKILSLIEQIRGASKEAAIRTSIIVGFPGETERDFEILLEFLKVAQFDHLGAFIYSPEEGTLAAKMPGQISEEEKKARFHEVMKLQQEISQKRLAKRLGDTTEVLIEGVDEEGRLVGHACFQAPEIDGITYVEGEATVGDIVPVKIVSTDVYDCFAKPLS